The following coding sequences are from one uncultured Bacteroides sp. window:
- the ablB gene encoding putative beta-lysine N-acetyltransferase encodes MKETKKIFQSHLSHNKENNRIYLMEMHTDDFPEIINHMDILARANNYTKLFAKVPAKYGPTFIRNGYFIEACIPGFYNGQEDAMFLMKYSSEERKQPESKALAAFQDLLLQPSTSEGTSNHNCVLQTLKETDITEMISIFKKVFPSYPFPIFDPDFILKSMKEEGTRYFGAFYKKKLIAISSAECNTKNKNAEMTDFAVLPEHRGKKLATHLLSYMEQELSNDGYLTFYTIARLHSLAMNKTFYNMGYKYSGTLTRNTQIAGNIESMNVWYKRV; translated from the coding sequence ATGAAAGAAACAAAAAAAATATTTCAATCACATTTATCACACAACAAAGAAAACAATCGGATATATCTCATGGAGATGCATACTGATGATTTTCCAGAAATTATAAACCACATGGACATTTTAGCAAGGGCTAATAATTACACAAAACTTTTTGCTAAAGTGCCAGCCAAATATGGACCCACTTTCATAAGGAACGGATATTTTATTGAAGCTTGTATACCAGGTTTCTACAACGGACAAGAAGACGCAATGTTCTTGATGAAATATTCATCAGAAGAACGAAAACAGCCTGAAAGCAAGGCACTTGCGGCATTTCAAGATTTGCTTCTCCAACCGTCTACCTCCGAGGGTACCTCCAATCACAATTGCGTTTTACAAACTCTGAAAGAAACGGATATAACAGAAATGATCTCAATATTTAAAAAAGTTTTTCCCTCTTATCCATTTCCGATTTTTGATCCTGACTTCATTCTAAAAAGCATGAAAGAGGAAGGCACTCGATATTTTGGAGCCTTCTATAAAAAAAAGCTTATTGCAATTAGCTCTGCAGAGTGTAATACTAAAAACAAGAATGCGGAAATGACTGACTTTGCCGTACTACCAGAGCATCGAGGTAAAAAGCTAGCCACTCACTTACTTTCATACATGGAGCAAGAACTATCTAATGATGGCTATTTAACATTTTACACAATAGCCCGGCTACATTCATTAGCTATGAACAAGACATTTTATAATATGGGATATAAATATTCCGGCACGCTCACAAGAAATACGCAGATAGCAGGAAATATAGAAAGTATGAATGTATGGTACAAAAGAGTGTAA
- the nifJ gene encoding pyruvate:ferredoxin (flavodoxin) oxidoreductase, with amino-acid sequence MTKQKKFITCDGNQAAAHISYMFSEVAAIYPITPSSTMAEYVDEWAAAGRKNIFGETVLVQEMQSEGGAAAAVHGSLQAGALTTTYTASQGLLLMIPNMYKIAGELLPCVFHVSARSIATHALSIFGDHQDVMATRQTGFAMLAEGSVQEVMDLAAVAHLSTLKSRIPFVNFFDGFRTSHEIQKIEMLENEDLAHLIDQDALGEFRKRAMNPSAPVARGMAENPDVYFQHTESTNSFYEEVPAIVEEYMKELSAITGRKYGLFDYYGADDAERVIIAMGSVTEAAREAIDYLTSQGEKVGLVAVHLYRPFSAKHFLAAVPKTAKNIAVLDRTKEPGANGEPLYLDVKDCFYGTENAPVIVGGRYGLSSKDTTPAQIISVFENLALPMPKNHFTIGIVDDVTFTSLPTKEEIALGGSGMYEAKFYGLGADGTVGANKNSVKIIGDNTDKHCQAYFSYDSKKSGGFTCSHLRFGDTPIRSTYLVNTPNFVACHVQAYLRMYDVTRGLQKNGTFLLNTIWNDEELAKNLPNKVKRNFAKNNITVYYINATQIAQEIGLGNRTNTILQSAFFRITGVIPVELAVEQMKKFIVKSYGKKGEDVVNKNYAAVDRGGEYKQMTVDPAWASLTDEKEASNNDPAFINEVVRPVNEQDGDLLPVSTFKGIEDGTWQQGTAKYEKRGVAAFVPEWEPENCIQCNKCAYVCPHACIRPFVLDTEEQKSANFTTLKAVGKQFADMTFRIQVSALDCLGCNNCVDVCPGNPKKGGKALTMKHLESQLKEVPNWEYCVDSVKSKQHLVDVKSNVKNSQFATPMFEFSGACSGCGETPYVKLITQLYGDREMVANATGCSSIYSGSVPSTPYTTNAEGQGPAWANSLFEDFCEFGMGMELANEKMRARISKIMTEAQESDCCSDELKALFKEWIENMLDADKTKELAAKIIPLTESCDCKYCKEIASLKHYLVKRSQWIIGGDGASYDIGYGGLDHVIASGKDVNILVLDTEVYSNTGGQSSKSTPVGAIAKFAAAGKRIRKKDLGLMATTYGYVYVAQVAMGADQAQTLKAIREAEAYPGPSLIIAYSPCISHGLKSGMGKAQAEQAEAVKCGYWHLWRYNPALEEAGKNPFTLDSKEPNWDEFQNFLKGEVRYTSVMKQYPTEAAELFNAAEDNAKWRYRSYQRLAQQAWGTEIQ; translated from the coding sequence ATGACTAAACAGAAGAAATTCATCACTTGCGATGGTAATCAGGCTGCTGCACATATTTCATATATGTTCTCAGAAGTAGCTGCGATTTATCCCATCACCCCATCTTCGACTATGGCTGAGTACGTAGACGAATGGGCTGCCGCAGGACGTAAAAACATCTTCGGCGAAACAGTATTGGTGCAAGAAATGCAGTCGGAAGGAGGAGCTGCGGCTGCTGTCCACGGTTCACTGCAAGCCGGTGCGTTAACAACTACATATACAGCATCACAAGGTTTGCTCCTTATGATTCCTAATATGTATAAAATTGCCGGTGAATTGTTACCTTGCGTTTTCCACGTATCTGCACGTTCAATCGCAACTCATGCACTTTCTATCTTTGGCGACCATCAAGACGTTATGGCTACTCGCCAAACTGGATTTGCTATGTTAGCTGAAGGTTCTGTACAAGAAGTTATGGACCTTGCTGCAGTAGCACATTTATCAACGTTAAAATCTCGCATTCCTTTTGTGAATTTCTTCGATGGCTTCCGTACTTCCCATGAGATTCAAAAAATAGAAATGTTGGAAAATGAAGACTTAGCCCACTTGATTGATCAAGATGCACTAGGCGAATTCCGCAAACGCGCAATGAATCCTTCTGCTCCTGTAGCACGTGGAATGGCAGAAAATCCTGATGTTTATTTCCAACACACAGAATCAACAAACAGTTTCTATGAAGAAGTTCCTGCTATTGTAGAAGAATACATGAAAGAACTTTCTGCTATTACCGGTCGTAAATATGGTCTATTTGACTATTACGGTGCAGATGATGCAGAACGTGTCATTATAGCTATGGGTTCAGTAACTGAAGCTGCTCGTGAAGCAATTGATTACCTAACTTCTCAAGGAGAAAAAGTAGGTTTAGTTGCAGTACACTTGTATCGTCCATTCTCTGCAAAACACTTCCTTGCTGCTGTGCCTAAAACAGCAAAAAACATTGCAGTATTAGACAGAACCAAAGAACCGGGAGCTAATGGTGAACCATTATATCTTGACGTAAAAGATTGCTTCTATGGCACAGAGAATGCTCCTGTGATTGTAGGTGGCCGTTACGGACTTTCTTCTAAAGATACTACTCCGGCACAAATAATCTCTGTATTTGAGAACTTGGCTTTACCTATGCCTAAAAATCATTTCACTATTGGTATAGTAGATGATGTTACATTCACTTCTCTACCAACAAAAGAAGAAATAGCTTTAGGTGGTTCTGGAATGTACGAAGCTAAATTCTATGGTTTAGGTGCTGATGGTACTGTAGGTGCTAACAAGAACTCGGTAAAAATTATCGGTGACAACACTGATAAACATTGCCAAGCATATTTCTCATATGATTCAAAGAAATCAGGAGGTTTCACTTGTTCACATCTTCGTTTCGGCGACACTCCTATCCGCTCTACTTATTTGGTAAACACTCCAAATTTCGTAGCTTGCCACGTACAAGCTTACCTAAGAATGTACGACGTAACACGCGGTTTGCAAAAGAATGGTACTTTCTTGCTAAACACTATTTGGAACGATGAGGAATTGGCAAAGAACCTTCCAAATAAAGTAAAACGTAATTTTGCTAAAAACAATATCACAGTTTACTATATTAACGCAACACAAATAGCGCAAGAGATTGGTTTGGGCAACCGTACCAACACAATTCTTCAATCAGCTTTCTTCCGTATCACAGGCGTTATTCCTGTTGAATTGGCCGTTGAGCAAATGAAGAAATTCATCGTGAAATCTTACGGTAAGAAAGGTGAAGATGTTGTAAATAAGAATTACGCTGCAGTTGATCGTGGAGGTGAATATAAACAAATGACTGTAGATCCTGCATGGGCTAGCTTAACTGATGAGAAGGAAGCTAGCAATAATGATCCTGCATTCATCAATGAAGTTGTTCGTCCGGTAAATGAACAAGATGGTGATTTACTTCCAGTTTCTACTTTCAAAGGCATAGAAGATGGAACATGGCAACAAGGTACTGCTAAGTATGAAAAACGTGGAGTTGCAGCTTTCGTTCCAGAGTGGGAACCAGAAAACTGTATTCAATGTAACAAATGTGCTTACGTTTGTCCTCACGCTTGTATTCGTCCATTCGTTTTAGATACTGAAGAACAAAAATCAGCTAACTTCACAACATTGAAAGCTGTTGGTAAACAATTTGCCGATATGACTTTCCGTATTCAAGTTAGTGCATTAGACTGTTTAGGTTGTAACAACTGTGTTGACGTATGTCCTGGTAACCCCAAGAAAGGTGGCAAAGCGTTAACAATGAAGCACTTGGAATCTCAATTAAAAGAAGTGCCTAATTGGGAATACTGCGTTGACTCAGTGAAGAGTAAACAACATTTAGTAGATGTCAAATCTAACGTGAAGAATTCACAGTTTGCAACCCCAATGTTCGAGTTCTCAGGAGCTTGCTCTGGTTGTGGTGAAACTCCATACGTAAAATTGATCACTCAATTATATGGTGACCGTGAAATGGTAGCTAATGCTACTGGATGTTCTTCTATCTATTCAGGTTCAGTACCTTCAACTCCTTATACTACAAACGCAGAAGGACAAGGTCCTGCTTGGGCTAATTCATTATTTGAAGATTTCTGTGAATTTGGTATGGGTATGGAACTTGCTAATGAGAAAATGCGTGCACGCATCAGCAAGATAATGACCGAAGCTCAGGAGTCTGACTGCTGCTCTGATGAACTTAAAGCACTATTCAAAGAATGGATAGAAAATATGCTTGATGCAGACAAGACAAAAGAATTGGCTGCAAAGATCATCCCATTAACAGAAAGTTGTGATTGTAAATATTGCAAAGAGATCGCTTCATTAAAACACTATTTAGTAAAACGTTCTCAATGGATCATCGGTGGTGATGGTGCATCTTACGATATTGGTTATGGTGGTCTTGACCATGTAATAGCAAGCGGTAAAGACGTGAACATCTTAGTATTGGATACAGAAGTTTATTCTAATACAGGTGGACAATCATCTAAATCAACTCCAGTCGGTGCAATTGCTAAATTTGCTGCTGCGGGTAAAAGAATTCGCAAAAAAGATCTTGGTTTGATGGCTACAACATATGGATACGTATACGTTGCACAAGTTGCAATGGGTGCAGATCAAGCTCAAACATTGAAAGCTATCCGTGAAGCAGAAGCATATCCTGGACCATCATTGATTATTGCTTACTCTCCATGTATCAGCCACGGTTTGAAATCAGGTATGGGTAAAGCCCAAGCAGAACAAGCTGAAGCTGTAAAATGTGGTTACTGGCACTTGTGGCGCTACAATCCTGCATTGGAAGAAGCAGGAAAGAACCCATTCACTCTTGACTCTAAAGAGCCTAACTGGGACGAATTCCAAAACTTCCTTAAAGGTGAGGTACGCTACACTTCAGTAATGAAACAATATCCTACTGAAGCTGCAGAATTATTTAATGCTGCAGAAGATAATGCTAAATGGAGATATCGCAGTTACCAACGCTTGGCTCAACAAGCATGGGGAACAGAAATTCAATAA
- the ablA gene encoding lysine 2,3-aminomutase encodes MIFTKRQQEITQKIDPQSGKEEWLNWKWQVRNSVKTIDAFEALSGIHFSEEEKVELEKTQEHFPLSITPYYLSLIKKENYKNDPVFKQAFLDNRELIVSSSEMGDPLSEDHDSPVPGITHRYPDRVLFLVSNVCAMYCRHCTRKRKVGDVDSIPGKDQIKQGIEYIKNTPQIRDVLLSGGDPFMLSNDYLDWILSEIRAIPHVQVIRIGTRTPVVLPYRITNDLVNILKKHHPIWINTHFNHPRELTSSARYALAKLANAGIPLGNQSVLLADVNDCPRIMKELVHRLVMNRVRPYYLYQCDLSEGLSHFRTPVGKGIEIMENLIGHTSGFAVPTYVIDAPGGGGKIPVMPNYVISWSANKVILRNYEGVITTYQEPDNYTPTLCDRNCKSCNLELELNDGEEINAIGIEQLLSDYDNTISLIPANNERLKRRNNEEEEDK; translated from the coding sequence ATGATTTTTACAAAACGCCAACAAGAAATCACTCAAAAAATTGATCCTCAATCAGGCAAAGAGGAATGGCTCAACTGGAAGTGGCAAGTACGTAACTCAGTAAAAACAATCGATGCTTTTGAAGCTTTGAGTGGCATTCATTTTTCAGAAGAAGAGAAGGTTGAATTGGAAAAGACACAAGAACATTTTCCTTTATCTATTACTCCCTATTATCTATCTCTTATAAAAAAAGAAAATTATAAAAATGATCCGGTCTTCAAACAAGCATTTTTAGACAATAGAGAGCTCATCGTGAGCAGTAGTGAAATGGGTGACCCTCTTTCAGAAGATCATGATAGTCCTGTACCGGGAATCACTCACCGATATCCCGATAGAGTTCTTTTTTTAGTTAGTAATGTGTGTGCTATGTATTGTCGCCATTGCACACGCAAACGTAAAGTAGGAGATGTTGATTCCATTCCGGGAAAAGATCAAATAAAACAAGGAATAGAATATATTAAGAACACACCACAAATTAGAGATGTACTGCTATCTGGGGGAGATCCCTTCATGTTATCAAACGATTATTTAGATTGGATACTCAGTGAAATAAGGGCAATTCCGCACGTGCAAGTTATTAGAATAGGCACAAGAACCCCGGTAGTATTACCCTATCGTATCACCAATGATCTAGTAAACATCCTAAAAAAACATCACCCAATCTGGATTAACACACATTTCAACCATCCTCGAGAACTTACATCTTCGGCACGATACGCCTTAGCCAAATTAGCCAATGCAGGAATTCCCCTAGGGAATCAATCAGTTTTATTGGCCGATGTAAACGATTGTCCGCGTATAATGAAAGAGTTAGTGCATCGGTTAGTCATGAATAGAGTCAGACCCTATTATCTATATCAATGTGATCTATCTGAAGGGCTCTCTCATTTTCGCACGCCTGTAGGAAAGGGTATAGAAATTATGGAAAATCTAATTGGTCATACCAGTGGCTTTGCTGTTCCTACTTATGTAATTGATGCGCCTGGAGGAGGAGGAAAAATCCCAGTCATGCCTAATTATGTAATTTCCTGGAGTGCTAACAAAGTAATTTTACGCAATTATGAAGGAGTAATTACTACCTACCAAGAGCCAGACAATTACACTCCTACTCTCTGTGATAGGAACTGCAAAAGTTGTAATTTAGAACTAGAATTGAATGATGGTGAAGAAATCAATGCTATCGGAATAGAACAATTATTATCTGATTATGACAACACCATATCATTAATACCAGCAAATAACGAGCGTCTAAAAAGACGTAATAATGAGGAAGAAGAAGATAAATAA
- a CDS encoding carbon starvation CstA family protein, producing MITFTACLLALIIGYFVYGRIVERIFAPDDRMTPAVTKADGVDFIPLPAWKIFMIQFLNIAGLGPIFGAIMGAKFGTASYLWIVLGSIFAGATHDYFSGMLSLRHGGESLPEIVGRYLGLTAKQVMRGFTVLLMILVGSVFVAGPAGLLAKLTPEHLDVTFWIIIVFAYYVFATLLPIDKIIGKIYPLFAAALLFMAIGILIMLYVYHPALPEIWDGLQNTHPNAKALPIFPIMFVSIACGAISGFHATQSPLMARCMTSERYGRPVFYGAMITEGIVALIWAAAATFFFHQHGMGETNASVIVDAITKGWLGSIGGILAVLGVIAAPITSGDTAFRSARLIVADFLGVEQRSSRRRLYICIPMFLLAIGLLLYSLRDKNGFDMIWRYFAWANQTLSVFTLWTITVFLVRTNKIYVLTLIPALFMTGVCSTYICIAPEGLSLPHVFSFAIGGFCTLIGLVWFIFWKKRVMIRNNNYK from the coding sequence ATGATTACATTTACTGCTTGCCTATTAGCTTTGATTATAGGCTATTTTGTTTATGGACGCATTGTGGAACGGATTTTTGCTCCTGATGATAGAATGACTCCCGCTGTTACTAAAGCTGACGGAGTCGATTTTATTCCTTTGCCTGCTTGGAAAATATTTATGATTCAATTTCTTAATATAGCAGGATTAGGTCCTATCTTTGGGGCTATTATGGGAGCTAAATTTGGTACGGCTTCTTATTTGTGGATTGTTTTGGGAAGCATTTTTGCAGGAGCAACGCATGATTATTTTTCCGGTATGTTATCATTGAGGCATGGAGGTGAAAGCCTCCCTGAAATAGTCGGACGTTATTTGGGATTAACAGCTAAACAGGTAATGCGTGGTTTTACTGTTCTTTTAATGATTTTGGTGGGTTCGGTTTTTGTAGCTGGTCCGGCAGGATTGTTAGCTAAGTTGACTCCTGAGCATTTGGATGTTACTTTTTGGATAATAATAGTCTTTGCCTATTATGTCTTTGCGACTTTACTACCTATTGATAAAATTATCGGCAAAATTTATCCTCTTTTTGCAGCTGCTCTATTGTTTATGGCGATAGGTATTTTGATTATGCTTTATGTTTACCATCCAGCATTACCTGAAATTTGGGATGGGCTACAGAATACGCACCCTAATGCAAAGGCGTTGCCTATTTTCCCTATTATGTTTGTTAGTATCGCATGTGGAGCAATTTCCGGTTTTCATGCTACGCAGAGTCCTTTAATGGCACGTTGCATGACTAGCGAACGTTATGGGCGTCCTGTTTTTTATGGAGCTATGATAACTGAAGGTATTGTCGCTTTAATATGGGCTGCCGCTGCAACGTTTTTCTTTCATCAGCATGGTATGGGTGAAACAAATGCTTCTGTGATTGTAGATGCAATTACGAAAGGATGGTTGGGGAGTATTGGAGGTATACTTGCTGTTTTAGGAGTTATTGCGGCTCCTATAACATCTGGCGATACAGCTTTTCGTTCAGCCCGGCTTATTGTGGCAGACTTTCTAGGCGTGGAACAAAGAAGTAGTCGTCGCCGTTTATACATCTGTATACCGATGTTTCTTTTGGCTATTGGTTTATTGTTGTATAGTTTGCGTGATAAGAATGGCTTTGATATGATTTGGCGTTATTTCGCATGGGCAAACCAAACACTTTCTGTTTTTACTCTTTGGACTATAACCGTTTTTCTCGTGCGTACGAATAAAATCTATGTCTTAACTCTTATTCCTGCATTGTTTATGACAGGTGTCTGTTCTACCTATATTTGTATTGCTCCTGAAGGATTATCTTTACCGCATGTTTTTTCCTTCGCTATAGGAGGATTTTGCACGTTGATAGGACTTGTTTGGTTTATTTTTTGGAAAAAAAGAGTGATGATTAGAAATAATAACTATAAATAG
- a CDS encoding AAA family ATPase: MEAFYRTHAYLVEHNNAPVRRDLMDEIDWNDRLIGIKGTRGVGKTTFLLQYAKEKFGTDRSCLFINMNNFYFAGHSIIEFADEFQSKGGKVLLIDQVFKYDGWSEELRICYERFPNLKIVFTGSSVMRLKEENLELGNIVKSYNLRGFSFREFLNLQTGMRFRSYTLEEILNNHEQIAKGILSKVKPLDYFQDYLHHGFYPFFLEKRNFSENLLKTMNMMIEVDILLIKQIELKYLPKIKKLLYLLAVEGPQAPNVSQLANDIQTSRATVMNYIKYLADARLINMIYPKGEGFPKKPSKIMMHNTNLMYSIYPLKVDEQDVLDTFFLNTMYKDHTLNKGDKNSSFLVDNSMPFKICCEGHKIKNNPDVTYAIHKTEIGRNNQVPLWLFGFLY; this comes from the coding sequence ATGGAAGCATTCTACCGTACACACGCTTACCTAGTAGAGCATAATAATGCACCTGTGCGCCGTGATCTAATGGATGAAATAGATTGGAACGACCGTCTCATAGGTATTAAAGGAACCCGTGGAGTAGGCAAAACAACTTTTTTACTTCAATATGCTAAAGAAAAATTCGGCACGGATCGTTCATGCCTCTTTATTAATATGAACAATTTCTACTTTGCCGGACATTCCATTATTGAATTTGCAGATGAATTTCAAAGCAAAGGAGGTAAAGTTCTTCTTATCGACCAAGTGTTTAAATACGATGGTTGGAGCGAAGAATTGCGCATCTGCTATGAACGCTTTCCAAACCTAAAAATAGTTTTCACCGGTTCATCAGTCATGAGATTGAAAGAAGAAAATCTAGAACTGGGAAACATTGTAAAAAGCTATAATTTAAGAGGATTCTCATTTCGTGAATTTCTAAATCTTCAAACCGGAATGAGATTTCGTTCATACACACTCGAAGAAATATTAAACAACCACGAACAAATAGCTAAAGGTATACTATCAAAAGTAAAACCACTAGACTACTTTCAAGATTATCTCCATCATGGTTTTTATCCTTTTTTTCTGGAAAAACGTAATTTTTCAGAGAATTTGCTGAAGACAATGAACATGATGATTGAAGTAGACATACTTCTTATCAAACAAATAGAACTTAAATACCTTCCTAAAATAAAAAAATTATTATATCTTTTGGCTGTAGAGGGACCACAAGCTCCCAATGTAAGCCAATTGGCAAATGACATACAAACATCACGGGCAACCGTAATGAATTACATCAAATATTTGGCAGACGCACGATTAATCAACATGATTTATCCTAAAGGAGAAGGTTTTCCCAAAAAGCCATCGAAAATCATGATGCATAATACCAACCTGATGTATTCGATTTATCCTCTAAAAGTAGATGAGCAAGATGTGCTAGACACGTTCTTTCTAAACACCATGTATAAAGATCATACATTAAACAAAGGTGACAAGAACTCTTCTTTTTTGGTAGATAACTCAATGCCTTTCAAAATATGTTGTGAAGGACATAAGATTAAAAATAACCCTGATGTTACGTATGCCATACATAAAACAGAAATAGGTCGAAATAATCAAGTTCCACTTTGGTTATTTGGCTTTTTGTATTAA
- a CDS encoding family 10 glycosylhydrolase — protein MHIDRYLFTIFLLLESLSLKANPKYEVRAAWVTAVYGLDWPQTKANTPAAIRRQQAELLAILDKLKEANFNTVLFQTRTRGDVLYKSNIEPFNSILTGKTGKSPGYDPLKFAVQECHKRGMECHAWIVAIPLGNRRHVARLGRKSVVVQNRKICVPYKREWFLNPGNPKTKKYLMRLITEIVSQYDIDGVHFDYLRYPEKASHFPDRKEYRLYGKGKTIDQWRRDNLTKIVRYIYRGVKRLKPWVKVSTCPVGKFRDTSRYSSRGFNAFYTVYQDAQGWLKEGIQDQIYPMMYFRGNNFYPFALDWQEHSYGRQIIPGLGIYFLSSSEGNWTRDEVERQINFVRTNGMAGQGHYRVKYLMENIQGLYDQLADKYYSTQALQPPMPWLDSIPPTTPEDLSLKRKEGYTILQWARSEDNDKQNKPYYIIYASDHYPVDTSRAENIIAQRVEGTTYTYAPLRPWDNRDYFAVSAIDRYGNESKAVQLKLP, from the coding sequence ATGCACATCGATCGTTATCTATTTACTATCTTTTTATTGCTTGAAAGTTTATCTCTCAAAGCAAACCCTAAGTATGAAGTTCGTGCAGCTTGGGTTACAGCAGTATATGGACTTGATTGGCCTCAAACAAAAGCAAATACCCCTGCGGCTATTCGTCGCCAGCAAGCTGAACTACTAGCAATATTAGATAAACTAAAAGAAGCAAACTTTAACACAGTCCTCTTTCAAACACGGACACGTGGTGATGTACTTTACAAATCCAACATAGAGCCTTTCAATTCCATACTTACAGGAAAGACTGGAAAAAGTCCGGGATACGACCCTTTGAAGTTTGCCGTACAAGAATGCCATAAAAGAGGAATGGAATGCCATGCATGGATTGTAGCAATTCCTCTTGGGAATAGAAGACATGTAGCACGACTGGGTAGAAAATCGGTTGTCGTACAAAATAGAAAAATTTGTGTCCCTTATAAACGGGAATGGTTTCTAAACCCTGGAAATCCAAAGACTAAGAAGTACTTGATGAGGTTAATTACCGAAATAGTTAGTCAGTATGATATAGATGGAGTACATTTTGACTATCTTCGCTATCCTGAAAAAGCTTCCCATTTTCCTGACAGAAAAGAATACAGATTATACGGAAAAGGTAAAACCATTGACCAATGGAGACGAGATAATTTAACAAAGATTGTTCGATATATATATAGAGGAGTAAAAAGATTAAAGCCTTGGGTAAAAGTCAGTACTTGTCCTGTAGGAAAATTCCGTGATACCTCCCGCTATTCTTCACGAGGATTCAATGCTTTTTATACCGTATACCAGGATGCACAAGGGTGGCTTAAAGAAGGTATACAAGACCAAATATACCCCATGATGTATTTCAGAGGGAATAACTTTTATCCTTTTGCACTTGACTGGCAAGAGCATAGTTACGGACGACAAATTATTCCCGGATTAGGAATCTATTTCCTCAGTTCTTCAGAAGGTAATTGGACACGAGATGAAGTGGAGCGTCAGATAAATTTCGTAAGAACTAACGGTATGGCTGGGCAGGGACACTATCGTGTAAAATACCTAATGGAAAATATTCAAGGGCTTTATGATCAACTAGCAGATAAATATTATTCTACTCAAGCCCTACAACCCCCTATGCCTTGGCTAGATAGCATCCCTCCTACAACCCCGGAAGACCTTAGTCTAAAACGAAAAGAAGGATATACGATTTTGCAATGGGCTCGTTCTGAAGATAATGATAAACAAAACAAACCTTATTATATAATTTACGCATCAGACCACTATCCCGTAGACACTAGCCGAGCAGAAAATATTATTGCACAACGCGTAGAAGGAACAACCTATACCTATGCTCCACTTCGGCCATGGGATAATCGAGATTATTTCGCTGTATCTGCTATCGATCGCTATGGTAATGAAAGCAAAGCTGTACAGTTAAAGCTCCCTTAG